A region from the Corynebacterium halotolerans YIM 70093 = DSM 44683 genome encodes:
- a CDS encoding Pls/PosA family non-ribosomal peptide synthetase: MSLSSVPRQYLRAAEAPPKRTLYDVLTATASAHPDAAAIDDGEILTYAELIDAVHELADELHANGIRRGDRIGVRMTSGTRGLYLAILATIAAGAAYVPVDADDPDERAEMVFSEAHINGVFTDEGFRMLSPRAGGDTRRPRLDDTAWIIFTSGSTGKPKGVAVSHRSAAAFVDAEAQLFLVDSPGGPLGPEDRVLAGLSVAFDASCEEMWLAWGHGACLVPAPRALVRSGMDLGPWLIRRDITVVSTVPTLAGLWPAEALDNVRLLIVGGEACSQELVERLATEDREMWNTYGPTEATVVASAAQLHPGRPVGIGLPLAGWDLLVVDDNDQPVGLGEVGELVIGGVGLARYLDPEKDAEKYAPMRSVGWARAYRSGDHVRLEEDGLYFVGRVDDQVKIGGRRIELGEVEANVAALPNVYNSAVAVQKTGADQSVLVGYVSLEDPATGFDHGAAHERLAETMPAALVPRICVMEELPIRTSGKVDKKALPWPLPGVGVEATGLTPTEAWLAEAWVDVLGTSVQDADADFFSLGGTSLAAATLVGRIREKVPTVAVRDLYDHPRLGSLAEAVENIAATSGVALGDDAEQAEPREVTPVGVGTRLAQLLIQLPVQTLQATSWLAWLLLVGNIAAELDLGWAVHTPWWLVVVLIVVFATPLGRLPIGGFGARLITAGITPGTYRRGGATHLRIWAAERWSDASGARSIAGATWVNYYARSLGVAIHRGVDLHSLPPVTGLLTIGKHASVEPEVDLSGYWLDGDVLRVGAIEIGKNARVGMRSTLLPGTVIGADAHVEAGSTVTGTKTIKPGSRWSGSPAEKVGRSKHRFPDEYPPRRSRWVPIYGLTSILLSVQPLVAIGLGVALVIWLVELTGGHPLIGAVLFGAFGGLLAFLAYSGMTWLGVRLLSVGLTPGVAPVRSVQGWRLWTIERLMDDARTHLFPIYASQLTPVWLRSLGARIGRDAEVSTAVMIPKLTDIRDGAFLADDTAIGGYELGGGWMLTGETRVGKRSFVGNSGITGPGRKLAKNSLVAVLSSTPKKAKANSNWWGSPPERMRRVQVEAAGGESLTYRPGTGVKIARGFIETMRLLAPMFSAMLLALALGLMQYVLVTWNVWLAWLLSGVITMAVGVVAMAVTTVVKWMCVGRHRPADHPLWSEFVWLNELQDTFVEVVAGPWFLIPNLGTGSLNNALRLLGVKIGRGAWIESYWFPETDLCTVGRGATVGPGTVVQTHLFQDRVMSLDHVTLGAGATLASHSVALPAATLGDAATVGPGSLVMRGDRVPADSLWQGNPIEPWARKDGGA; the protein is encoded by the coding sequence TTGTCCCTCAGTTCCGTACCGCGTCAGTACCTGCGTGCCGCCGAGGCCCCTCCCAAACGCACCCTCTATGACGTCCTGACCGCCACCGCGTCCGCCCACCCCGACGCCGCCGCCATCGACGACGGCGAGATCCTCACCTACGCCGAGCTCATCGACGCCGTCCACGAGCTCGCGGACGAGCTGCACGCCAACGGCATCCGCCGCGGCGACCGCATCGGCGTCCGCATGACCAGTGGCACGCGTGGCCTCTACCTCGCGATCCTGGCCACCATCGCGGCCGGCGCGGCCTACGTCCCGGTCGACGCCGATGACCCGGACGAGCGTGCCGAGATGGTTTTCTCGGAGGCGCACATCAACGGCGTGTTCACCGACGAGGGTTTCCGCATGCTCTCCCCGCGCGCCGGCGGTGACACCCGCCGCCCCCGGCTCGACGACACCGCCTGGATCATCTTCACCTCCGGATCCACCGGCAAGCCCAAGGGCGTGGCGGTGAGCCACCGCTCGGCGGCCGCGTTCGTCGACGCCGAGGCCCAGCTGTTCCTGGTCGACTCCCCCGGCGGCCCGCTCGGCCCCGAGGACCGCGTCCTGGCCGGCCTGTCCGTCGCCTTCGACGCCTCCTGCGAGGAGATGTGGCTGGCCTGGGGCCACGGCGCCTGCCTGGTACCGGCCCCGCGCGCCCTGGTGCGCTCCGGCATGGACCTGGGCCCCTGGCTCATCCGCCGCGACATTACCGTGGTCTCCACCGTGCCGACGCTCGCCGGCCTGTGGCCGGCCGAGGCGCTGGACAACGTCCGCCTGCTCATCGTGGGCGGCGAGGCCTGCTCACAGGAGCTCGTCGAGCGCCTGGCCACCGAAGACCGCGAGATGTGGAACACCTACGGCCCCACCGAGGCCACCGTCGTGGCCTCGGCCGCCCAGCTGCACCCGGGCCGGCCGGTGGGCATCGGCCTGCCGTTGGCCGGCTGGGATCTGCTCGTCGTCGACGACAACGACCAGCCCGTCGGTCTCGGCGAGGTCGGTGAGCTCGTCATCGGCGGCGTGGGCCTGGCCCGCTACCTCGACCCGGAGAAGGACGCCGAGAAGTACGCCCCCATGCGCTCGGTCGGCTGGGCGCGGGCCTACCGCTCCGGCGACCACGTGCGCCTCGAGGAGGACGGGCTGTACTTCGTGGGCCGCGTCGACGACCAGGTCAAGATCGGCGGCCGGCGCATCGAGCTCGGCGAAGTCGAGGCCAATGTCGCGGCCCTGCCGAACGTGTACAACTCGGCCGTCGCCGTACAGAAGACCGGCGCCGACCAGTCCGTGCTCGTCGGCTACGTCTCCCTCGAGGACCCGGCGACCGGCTTCGACCACGGCGCCGCCCACGAGCGGCTCGCGGAGACCATGCCCGCCGCGCTCGTCCCGCGCATCTGCGTGATGGAGGAGCTGCCGATCCGCACCTCCGGCAAGGTGGACAAGAAGGCCCTGCCGTGGCCGCTGCCCGGCGTCGGCGTGGAGGCCACCGGCCTCACGCCGACCGAGGCGTGGTTGGCCGAGGCCTGGGTCGACGTGCTCGGCACCTCGGTGCAGGACGCCGACGCCGACTTCTTCAGCCTCGGCGGCACCTCCCTGGCCGCCGCCACCCTGGTCGGCCGCATCCGCGAGAAGGTGCCCACCGTCGCCGTGCGCGACCTCTACGACCACCCGCGGCTGGGCTCGCTCGCCGAGGCCGTGGAGAACATCGCCGCCACCTCCGGTGTGGCCCTCGGCGACGACGCCGAGCAGGCCGAACCGCGCGAGGTCACCCCGGTCGGCGTCGGCACGCGCCTGGCGCAGCTGCTCATCCAGCTGCCGGTCCAGACCCTGCAGGCCACCAGCTGGCTGGCCTGGCTGCTGCTGGTCGGCAACATCGCCGCGGAACTCGACCTGGGCTGGGCCGTGCACACCCCGTGGTGGCTGGTGGTCGTGCTCATCGTCGTCTTCGCCACCCCGCTCGGCCGCCTGCCCATCGGCGGCTTCGGCGCCCGCCTGATCACCGCCGGCATCACCCCCGGCACCTACCGCCGTGGTGGGGCCACCCACCTGCGGATCTGGGCCGCGGAACGCTGGTCGGATGCCTCCGGGGCACGCTCCATCGCCGGTGCCACCTGGGTCAACTACTACGCCCGCTCCCTGGGCGTGGCCATCCACCGCGGCGTCGACCTGCACTCGCTGCCACCGGTGACCGGCCTGCTGACCATCGGCAAGCACGCCTCCGTCGAACCGGAGGTGGACCTGTCGGGGTACTGGCTCGACGGCGACGTCCTGCGCGTCGGTGCCATCGAGATCGGTAAGAACGCGCGCGTCGGCATGCGCTCCACGCTGCTTCCCGGCACCGTCATCGGCGCCGATGCCCACGTGGAGGCCGGCTCCACCGTCACCGGCACGAAGACCATCAAGCCGGGCTCGCGCTGGTCGGGCTCCCCCGCGGAGAAGGTCGGCCGTTCCAAGCACCGCTTCCCCGACGAGTACCCGCCCCGGCGCTCGCGTTGGGTGCCCATCTATGGGCTGACCTCGATCCTGCTCAGTGTGCAGCCGCTCGTCGCGATCGGCCTGGGCGTGGCGCTGGTGATCTGGCTCGTGGAGCTGACCGGCGGGCACCCGCTCATCGGCGCGGTGCTGTTCGGCGCCTTCGGTGGCCTTCTCGCCTTCCTCGCCTACAGCGGGATGACCTGGCTGGGCGTGCGCCTGCTGTCCGTCGGTCTCACACCCGGCGTGGCGCCGGTGCGCTCCGTCCAGGGCTGGCGGCTGTGGACCATCGAGCGGCTCATGGACGACGCCCGCACCCACCTCTTCCCCATCTACGCCTCCCAGCTCACGCCCGTGTGGCTGCGCAGCCTGGGCGCGAGAATCGGCAGGGACGCGGAGGTCTCCACCGCCGTGATGATCCCGAAGCTCACCGACATCAGGGACGGCGCGTTCCTCGCCGACGACACCGCCATCGGCGGCTACGAGCTCGGCGGCGGCTGGATGCTCACCGGCGAGACCCGCGTGGGCAAACGCAGCTTCGTCGGCAACTCCGGCATCACCGGACCCGGCCGCAAACTGGCGAAGAACTCGCTGGTGGCGGTGCTGTCCTCCACCCCGAAGAAGGCGAAGGCCAACTCCAACTGGTGGGGATCCCCACCGGAGCGCATGCGGCGGGTCCAGGTCGAGGCCGCCGGCGGCGAGTCCCTGACCTACCGCCCGGGCACGGGCGTGAAGATCGCCCGCGGCTTCATCGAGACGATGCGCCTGCTCGCCCCGATGTTCTCCGCGATGCTGCTGGCCCTGGCCCTGGGGCTGATGCAGTACGTGCTGGTCACCTGGAACGTGTGGCTGGCGTGGCTGCTCTCGGGCGTGATCACCATGGCCGTCGGCGTGGTCGCCATGGCCGTGACGACCGTCGTGAAGTGGATGTGCGTGGGTAGACACCGCCCGGCCGACCACCCGCTGTGGTCGGAGTTCGTGTGGCTCAACGAGCTGCAGGACACCTTCGTCGAGGTCGTCGCCGGCCCCTGGTTCCTCATCCCGAACCTGGGCACCGGCTCGCTCAACAACGCCCTGCGCCTGCTGGGCGTGAAGATCGGCCGCGGCGCGTGGATCGAGTCCTACTGGTTCCCCGAGACCGACCTGTGCACGGTCGGCCGCGGTGCCACCGTCGGCCCCGGCACCGTCGTGCAGACCCACCTGTTCCAGGACCGCGTGATGAGCCTGGACCACGTCACTCTCGGCGCGGGTGCAACGCTGGCCTCCCACTCGGTGGCGCTGCCGGCGGCCACGCTCGGTGACGCCGCGACCGTCGGCCCCGGCTCGCTGGTGATGCGTGGCGACCGCGTGCCCGCCGACTCCCTGTGGCAGGGCAACCCGATCGAGCCCTGGGCGAGGAAGGACGGCGGCGCCTAG